In Daucus carota subsp. sativus chromosome 4, DH1 v3.0, whole genome shotgun sequence, one DNA window encodes the following:
- the LOC108215588 gene encoding probable protein phosphatase 2C 38 isoform X2: MATTSWRKIVYPCWRPSTEGDGFGNSVSDANGRNEGLLWYKDIGRHVYGDFSMAVVQANNIVEDHSQLESGSMSSVDFGPQGTFIGVYDGHGGPEAARFINNHLFEHIKKFTSDNDGMSADVITKAFLATEEEFLSLVRQQWSVQPQIASVGSCCLVGIICDGVLYIANAGDSRVVLGRLDKVFKEVKAVQLSAEHNASYESVREELQSLHPDDSQIVVLRHKVWRVKGIIQVSRSIGDAYLKRSEFNREPLLPKFRVREPFDRPILKAEPSIVVQKLYVEDQFLIFASDGLWEHLSNQEAVDIVNNCRRNGIARKLIKAALMDAAKKREMRYSDLKKVDRGVRRHFHDDITVIVVFLDSNFISRSSSNGPMVSVRGGGNSSIGVNNLV; this comes from the exons ATGGCAACGACTTCTTGGAGAAAAATAGTGTATCCTTGCTGGAGGCCTTCTACCGAGGGTGATGGCTTTGGTAATAGCGTTAGTGATGCTAATGGAAGGAATGAGGGGTTGTTGTGGTATAAGGATATTGGGCGGCATGTTTATGGCGATTTTTCTATGGCGGTAGTTCAAGCAAATAATATAGTGGAAGATCACAGCCAGCTTGAATCTGGTTCTATGAGCTCGGTTGATTTTGGTCCACAAGGGACGTTTATTGGAGTATATGATGGTCATGGAGGTCCGGAAGCAGCACGGTTCATTAATAATCATCTGTTTGAACATATCAAGA AATTCACATCAGATAATGATGGAATGTCAGCTGATGTTATAACCAAAGCGTTTTTGGCAACCGAAGAGGAATTCTTGTCTCTTGTAAGACAACAGTGGTCAGTTCAGCCACAAATTGCTTCTGTTGGGTCATGCTGTTTGGTGGGTATTATATGTGACGGGGTCCTATATATTGCAAATGCTGGAGATTCTCGGGTTGTGTTGGGCAGATTAGACAAGGTCTTTAAAGAGGTCAAAGCTGTTCAATTATCAGCTGAGCACAATGCGAGTTATGAATCAGTTAGAGAAGAATTGCAATCACTGCATCCAGATGATTCACAGATTGTGGTCTTAAGGCATAAGGTTTGGCGTGTAAAGGGTATTATTCAG GTATCTAGGTCCATAGGCGATGCCTATCTGAAAAGATCAGAGTTCAATAGAGAGCCACTGCTGCCAAAGTTTCGAGTTCGAGAGCCTTTCGATAGGCCAATCCTAAAAGCTGAGCCATCAATAGTTGTGCAGAAACTTTACGTGGAAGACCAGTTTCTTATATTTGCATCAGATGGCCTGTGGGAGCATCTTAGCAATCAAGAGGCTGTTGATATTGTCAACAACTGCAGACGTAAT GGTATCGCTAGGAAGCTTATCAAAGCTGCACTTATGGATGCAGCAAAGAAAAGAGAAATGAGATACAGTGACCTGAAAAAGGTTGACAGAGGGGTGAGAAGACATTTTCACGATGATATCACTGTGATAGTAGTGTTTCTAGACAGTAATTTCATTAGTCGCAGCTCCAGCAATGGACCCATGGTTTCAGTGAGAGGAGGTGGAAATTCATCTATCGGTGTTAATAACCTAGTTTAA
- the LOC108215588 gene encoding probable protein phosphatase 2C 38 isoform X1, translating into MATTSWRKIVYPCWRPSTEGDGFGNSVSDANGRNEGLLWYKDIGRHVYGDFSMAVVQANNIVEDHSQLESGSMSSVDFGPQGTFIGVYDGHGGPEAARFINNHLFEHIKTIRGAEFTSDNDGMSADVITKAFLATEEEFLSLVRQQWSVQPQIASVGSCCLVGIICDGVLYIANAGDSRVVLGRLDKVFKEVKAVQLSAEHNASYESVREELQSLHPDDSQIVVLRHKVWRVKGIIQVSRSIGDAYLKRSEFNREPLLPKFRVREPFDRPILKAEPSIVVQKLYVEDQFLIFASDGLWEHLSNQEAVDIVNNCRRNGIARKLIKAALMDAAKKREMRYSDLKKVDRGVRRHFHDDITVIVVFLDSNFISRSSSNGPMVSVRGGGNSSIGVNNLV; encoded by the exons ATGGCAACGACTTCTTGGAGAAAAATAGTGTATCCTTGCTGGAGGCCTTCTACCGAGGGTGATGGCTTTGGTAATAGCGTTAGTGATGCTAATGGAAGGAATGAGGGGTTGTTGTGGTATAAGGATATTGGGCGGCATGTTTATGGCGATTTTTCTATGGCGGTAGTTCAAGCAAATAATATAGTGGAAGATCACAGCCAGCTTGAATCTGGTTCTATGAGCTCGGTTGATTTTGGTCCACAAGGGACGTTTATTGGAGTATATGATGGTCATGGAGGTCCGGAAGCAGCACGGTTCATTAATAATCATCTGTTTGAACATATCAAGA CTATTCGTGGTGCAGAATTCACATCAGATAATGATGGAATGTCAGCTGATGTTATAACCAAAGCGTTTTTGGCAACCGAAGAGGAATTCTTGTCTCTTGTAAGACAACAGTGGTCAGTTCAGCCACAAATTGCTTCTGTTGGGTCATGCTGTTTGGTGGGTATTATATGTGACGGGGTCCTATATATTGCAAATGCTGGAGATTCTCGGGTTGTGTTGGGCAGATTAGACAAGGTCTTTAAAGAGGTCAAAGCTGTTCAATTATCAGCTGAGCACAATGCGAGTTATGAATCAGTTAGAGAAGAATTGCAATCACTGCATCCAGATGATTCACAGATTGTGGTCTTAAGGCATAAGGTTTGGCGTGTAAAGGGTATTATTCAG GTATCTAGGTCCATAGGCGATGCCTATCTGAAAAGATCAGAGTTCAATAGAGAGCCACTGCTGCCAAAGTTTCGAGTTCGAGAGCCTTTCGATAGGCCAATCCTAAAAGCTGAGCCATCAATAGTTGTGCAGAAACTTTACGTGGAAGACCAGTTTCTTATATTTGCATCAGATGGCCTGTGGGAGCATCTTAGCAATCAAGAGGCTGTTGATATTGTCAACAACTGCAGACGTAAT GGTATCGCTAGGAAGCTTATCAAAGCTGCACTTATGGATGCAGCAAAGAAAAGAGAAATGAGATACAGTGACCTGAAAAAGGTTGACAGAGGGGTGAGAAGACATTTTCACGATGATATCACTGTGATAGTAGTGTTTCTAGACAGTAATTTCATTAGTCGCAGCTCCAGCAATGGACCCATGGTTTCAGTGAGAGGAGGTGGAAATTCATCTATCGGTGTTAATAACCTAGTTTAA
- the LOC108216009 gene encoding CDP-diacylglycerol--glycerol-3-phosphate 3-phosphatidyltransferase 2, giving the protein MPPLLKLTSFKALIHPHFLRRSTPSPARTSLANSIKALTPRGALSAHDKAVKLGFCRLTSCCKREVDSTADMSVIEENDCSETANLSVNGVVEVSKQAVSKHQSTKLLTLPTVLTIARVVAVPVLICTFYMNSWWGTTATTGIFIAAAITDWLDGYLARRMKLGSAFGAFLDPVADKLMVAATLVLLCTRPPEVAIFEQFPWLLTVPSIAMIGREITMSAVREWAASQNSNLSEAVAVNNLGKWKTAAQMTALTILLVTRDSSFTGPGVLIGFGIALLYISAWLAVWSLVVYMKKIWKVLLM; this is encoded by the exons ATGCCACCACTTCTCAAACTCACCTCCTTCAAAGCCCTAATTCACCCCCATTTTCTCCGCCGCTCCACGCCGTCGCCGGCGCGGACTTCTCTGGCGAATTCAATAAAGGCTCTCACTCCTCGCGGCGCTCTCTCGGCGCACGATAAGGCGGTAAAGTTAGGGTTTTGCAGGTTAACATCGTGTTGTAAACGTGAAGTTGATTCGACTGCTGATATGAGTGTAATTGAGGAGAATGATTGCTCGGAGACGGCGAATTTGTCGGTGAATGGTGTGGTGGAGGTGTCGAAGCAGGCAGTGTCGAAGCATCAGTCTACGAAGCTGCTTACTTTGCCTACTGTTTTGACAATTGCTCGTGTCGTGGCTGTGCCGGTTCTGATATGCA cttTCTATATGAATAGTTGGTGGGGAACAACTGCTACAACAGGTATTTTCATTGCAGCAGCAATCACAGATTGGCTTGACGGGTACCTTGCTCGAAGG atgaagctaggaagcgcaTTTGGTGCATTTTTAGATCCTGTAGCTGATAAG CTAATGGTTGCTGCTACTTTGGTCTTGTTGTGTACCAGACCGCCAGAAGTTGCTATCTTTGAACAGTTTCCGTGGCTACTGACCGTACCTTCAATTGCTATGATTGGTAGAGAG ATCACCATGTCTGCAGTTAGAGAATGGGCTGCTTCCCAGAATAGTAACCTTTCAGag GCCGTTGCTGTTAATAATTTGGGGAAATGGAAGACAGCAGCACAGATGACAGCACTAACCATTCTACTGGTAACTAGAGACAGCAG TTTTACAGGACCAGGGGTTCTTATTGGTTTTGGCATTGCTTTGCTTTATATCTCAGCATGGCTAGCTGTATGGTCACTAGTTGTCTATATGAAGAAGATATGGAAAGTATTGCTTATGTAG
- the LOC108219185 gene encoding uncharacterized protein LOC108219185 isoform X1 — translation MKARSAAKSQLINTPIINLDIKRDAYGFAVRPQHVHRYREYANIYKEEEMERSDRWKDFLERQAECAELPVKGLSVEENRPALHAEANEVEADASLENGIAGVVSDSKKSKADCLTENVVENDEVPPIKLDKICENLTWTKIRPSLGIIEDMMSSRVKKTINKITKDEQTISHLSVEDSRPAKGGRVEDSGDDFYDVDKSESFHKVPLSDSVSALDNDIGGNVPNFESFIPWKEELECLVQGGVPMALRGELWQAFVGARTRRVEKYYQNLLDQDNGGISVHQNSDIDNPLGSLAEEFICIPEKWKVQIEKDLPRTFPGHPALDEDGRNALRRLLTAYARHNPSVGYCQAMNFFAGLLLLLMPEENAFWTLLGILDDYFDGYYSEEMIESQVDQQVFEELVRERFPKLVNHLDYLEVPVASVTGPWFLSIFMNMMPWESVLRVWDVLLFEGNRVMVFRTALALLELYGPALVTTKDAGDAVTLLQSLAGSTFDSSQLVLTACMGYPNVNESRLQELRNKNRPAVRAAAEERSSRLKALSGSANSDKLAINSNEDPEHDSVPDLQEQVVWLKVELCKSLEEKRSAVLRAEELETALMEMVKQDNRRQLSAKVERLERVIVELREALLNKHEQENAMLQVLMRVENDQRVTEDARLFAEQDAAAQRYAAQMLQEKYEAATASLAEMENRVVMAESMLEATLQYQSKQHKPRPTQRSIQQDSSAVQNIQAPLQDSPERKLGLLSRPFGSGWRDRHKQQGKSTNNSDGPNEQKEHMTTPEGESLSTQTRDIQAASAPQVQEAK, via the exons ATGAAGGCCAGATCAGCCGCTAAATCTCAACTCATCAACACTCCTATCATCAATCTCGATATCAAAAG GGATGCTTATGGTTTTGCTGTTAGACCTCAACACGTCCACAGATACCGTGAATATGCTAATATCTACAAG GAAGAAGAGATGGAAAGATCAGATAGGTGGAAAGACTTTCTGGAACGGCAAGCAGAGTGTGCTGAGTTGCCTGTAAAAGGGTTATCCGTGGAGGAAAATCGTCCGGCATTGCATGCTGAGGCAAATGAAGTTGAGGCTGATGCTAGCCTGGAAAATGGTATTGCAGGGGTTGTATCAGATAGCAAGAAGTCTAAAGCTGATTGCTTGACCGAAAATGTAGTAGAAAATGATGAAGTGCCACCAATTAAGCTagataaaatttgtgaaaacctaACATGGACTAAGATCAGACCATCCCTTGGCATAATAGAAGATATGATGAGTAGTCGTGTGAAGAAGACCATTAACAAAATTACAAAAGATGAGCAAACTATAAGCCATCTTTCGGTTGAAGATTCCAGACCTGCCAAAGGAGGACGTGTAGAAGACTCTGGAGATGATTTTTATGATGTTGACAAATCTGAATCATTTCACAAAGTACCTTTGAGTGATAGCgttagtgcccttgataatgatATTGGTGGTAATGTACCTAATTTTGAATCTTTCATTCCATGGAAAGAAGAACTGGAGTGTCTTGTTCAAGGGGGAGTTCCAATGGCTCTGAGGGGAGAG CTTTGGCAAGCTTTTGTGGGAGCGAGGACTCGTAGAGTGGagaaatattatcaaaatttgcTAGATCAGGACAATGGTGGTATATCTGTTCATCAAAATTCAGATATAGACAACCCTCTGGGTTCTTTAGCAGAAGAGTTCATCTGCATACCTGAGAAATGGAAAGTGCAAATCGAGAAG GATTTGCCTCGAACTTTCCCAGGCCATCCTGCTCTGGATGAGGACGGTAGAAATGCTTTGAGGCGTCTACTTACAGCATATGCTCGGCATAATCCATCTGTTGGTTACTGCCAG GCCATGAATTTTTTTGCAGGATTATTACTGCTTCTGATGCCTGAGGAAAATGCATtctg GACTTTGTTGGGCATCCTTGATGACTATTTTGACGGTTATTATTCAGAGGAAATGATAGAATCTCAG GTtgaccagcaagtttttgaggAGCTGGTGCGAGAAAGATTTCCAAAATTAG TCAATCATCTAGATTACCTTGAAGTGCCGGTAGCATCGGTCACTGGACCATGGTTTCTCTCAATatttatgaatatgatgccaTGGGAAAGTG TTCTTAGAGTTTGGGATGTGCTTTTATTTGAGGGAAATCGTGTAATGGTGTTTCGAACAGCACTTGCTTTGTTGGAGTTATATG GACCTGCATTAGTTACAACCAAGGATGCCGGAGATGCAGTTACTCTGCTGCAATCACTTGCTGGTTCGACATTTGATAGCAGTCAACTTGTCTTGACAGCTTGTATGGGTTATCCAAATGTAAATGAATCCAGATTACAGGAACTAAGAAATAAGAATCGACCAGCTGTAAGAGCTGCTGCAGAGGAAAGATCAAGTAGGCTTAAAGCTTTGAGTGGTTCTGCCAATTCAGATAAATTGGCTATAAATAGTAATGAGGATCCAGAGCATGATTCTGTTCCAGATCTTCAAGAGCAG GTCGTGTGGCTGAAGGTTGAATTATGCAAGTCGCTGGAGGAGAAACGTTCTGCTGTACTAAG AGCCGAGGAGTTGGAAACAGCATTAATGGAGATGGTGAAGCAGGATAATCGACGACAACTGAGTGCAAAG GTTGAACGATTAGAGAGAGTTATTGTTGAGCTTCGTGAGGCCCTATTAAATAAGCATGAACAAGAAAACGCCATGCTTCAG GTCCTGATGAGAGTAGAGAATGACCAAAGGGTAACAGAAGATGCTCGTCTATTTGCTGAGCAAGATGCAGCTGCGCAAAGATATGCTGCTCAGATGCTTCAG gaaaaatacgAAGCAGCTACTGCTTCGTTAGCAGAGATGGAGAATAGGGTTGTTATGGCTGAATCAATGTTAGAAGCTACCTTGCAGTATCAGTCCAAACAACACAAGCCACGACCTACCCAACG ATCCATTCAACAAGATTCATCTGCAGTTCAAAACATTCAAGCTCCTCTACAAGATTCCCCGGAAAGGAAACTTGGTCTATTATCTAGACCATTTGGAAGTGGCTGGCGTGATAGGCATAAG CAACAGGGCAAGAGCACCAATAATAGTGATGGACCAAATGAACAAAAAGAACACATGACTACCCCAGAGGGAGAGAGTCTAAGTACACAGACAAGGGACATACAAGCCGCCTCCGCCCCCCAGGTTCAGGAGGCAAAAtaa
- the LOC108219185 gene encoding uncharacterized protein LOC108219185 isoform X2, with protein sequence MKARSAAKSQLINTPIINLDIKRDAYGFAVRPQHVHRYREYANIYKEEEMERSDRWKDFLERQAECAELPVKGLSVEENRPALHAEANEVEADASLENGIAGVVSDSKKSKADCLTENVVENDEVPPIKLDKICENLTWTKIRPSLGIIEDMMSSRVKKTINKITKDEQTISHLSVEDSRPAKGGRVEDSGDDFYDVDKSESFHKVPLSDSVSALDNDIGGNVPNFESFIPWKEELECLVQGGVPMALRGELWQAFVGARTRRVEKYYQNLLDQDNGGISVHQNSDIDNPLGSLAEEFICIPEKWKVQIEKDLPRTFPGHPALDEDGRNALRRLLTAYARHNPSVGYCQAMNFFAGLLLLLMPEENAFWTLLGILDDYFDGYYSEEMIESQVDQQVFEELVRERFPKLVNHLDYLEVPVASVTGPWFLSIFMNMMPWESVLRVWDVLLFEGNRVMVFRTALALLELYGPALVTTKDAGDAVTLLQSLAGSTFDSSQLVLTACMGYPNVNESRLQELRNKNRPAVRAAAEERSSRLKALSGSANSDKLAINSNEDPEHDSVPDLQEQVVWLKVELCKSLEEKRSAVLRAEELETALMEMVKQDNRRQLSAKVERLERVIVELREALLNKHEQENAMLQVLMRVENDQRVTEDARLFAEQDAAAQRYAAQMLQEKYEAATASLAEMENRVVMAESMLEATLQYQSKQHKPRPTQRSIQQDSSAVQNIQAPLQDSPERKLGLLSRPFGSGWRDRHKGKSTNNSDGPNEQKEHMTTPEGESLSTQTRDIQAASAPQVQEAK encoded by the exons ATGAAGGCCAGATCAGCCGCTAAATCTCAACTCATCAACACTCCTATCATCAATCTCGATATCAAAAG GGATGCTTATGGTTTTGCTGTTAGACCTCAACACGTCCACAGATACCGTGAATATGCTAATATCTACAAG GAAGAAGAGATGGAAAGATCAGATAGGTGGAAAGACTTTCTGGAACGGCAAGCAGAGTGTGCTGAGTTGCCTGTAAAAGGGTTATCCGTGGAGGAAAATCGTCCGGCATTGCATGCTGAGGCAAATGAAGTTGAGGCTGATGCTAGCCTGGAAAATGGTATTGCAGGGGTTGTATCAGATAGCAAGAAGTCTAAAGCTGATTGCTTGACCGAAAATGTAGTAGAAAATGATGAAGTGCCACCAATTAAGCTagataaaatttgtgaaaacctaACATGGACTAAGATCAGACCATCCCTTGGCATAATAGAAGATATGATGAGTAGTCGTGTGAAGAAGACCATTAACAAAATTACAAAAGATGAGCAAACTATAAGCCATCTTTCGGTTGAAGATTCCAGACCTGCCAAAGGAGGACGTGTAGAAGACTCTGGAGATGATTTTTATGATGTTGACAAATCTGAATCATTTCACAAAGTACCTTTGAGTGATAGCgttagtgcccttgataatgatATTGGTGGTAATGTACCTAATTTTGAATCTTTCATTCCATGGAAAGAAGAACTGGAGTGTCTTGTTCAAGGGGGAGTTCCAATGGCTCTGAGGGGAGAG CTTTGGCAAGCTTTTGTGGGAGCGAGGACTCGTAGAGTGGagaaatattatcaaaatttgcTAGATCAGGACAATGGTGGTATATCTGTTCATCAAAATTCAGATATAGACAACCCTCTGGGTTCTTTAGCAGAAGAGTTCATCTGCATACCTGAGAAATGGAAAGTGCAAATCGAGAAG GATTTGCCTCGAACTTTCCCAGGCCATCCTGCTCTGGATGAGGACGGTAGAAATGCTTTGAGGCGTCTACTTACAGCATATGCTCGGCATAATCCATCTGTTGGTTACTGCCAG GCCATGAATTTTTTTGCAGGATTATTACTGCTTCTGATGCCTGAGGAAAATGCATtctg GACTTTGTTGGGCATCCTTGATGACTATTTTGACGGTTATTATTCAGAGGAAATGATAGAATCTCAG GTtgaccagcaagtttttgaggAGCTGGTGCGAGAAAGATTTCCAAAATTAG TCAATCATCTAGATTACCTTGAAGTGCCGGTAGCATCGGTCACTGGACCATGGTTTCTCTCAATatttatgaatatgatgccaTGGGAAAGTG TTCTTAGAGTTTGGGATGTGCTTTTATTTGAGGGAAATCGTGTAATGGTGTTTCGAACAGCACTTGCTTTGTTGGAGTTATATG GACCTGCATTAGTTACAACCAAGGATGCCGGAGATGCAGTTACTCTGCTGCAATCACTTGCTGGTTCGACATTTGATAGCAGTCAACTTGTCTTGACAGCTTGTATGGGTTATCCAAATGTAAATGAATCCAGATTACAGGAACTAAGAAATAAGAATCGACCAGCTGTAAGAGCTGCTGCAGAGGAAAGATCAAGTAGGCTTAAAGCTTTGAGTGGTTCTGCCAATTCAGATAAATTGGCTATAAATAGTAATGAGGATCCAGAGCATGATTCTGTTCCAGATCTTCAAGAGCAG GTCGTGTGGCTGAAGGTTGAATTATGCAAGTCGCTGGAGGAGAAACGTTCTGCTGTACTAAG AGCCGAGGAGTTGGAAACAGCATTAATGGAGATGGTGAAGCAGGATAATCGACGACAACTGAGTGCAAAG GTTGAACGATTAGAGAGAGTTATTGTTGAGCTTCGTGAGGCCCTATTAAATAAGCATGAACAAGAAAACGCCATGCTTCAG GTCCTGATGAGAGTAGAGAATGACCAAAGGGTAACAGAAGATGCTCGTCTATTTGCTGAGCAAGATGCAGCTGCGCAAAGATATGCTGCTCAGATGCTTCAG gaaaaatacgAAGCAGCTACTGCTTCGTTAGCAGAGATGGAGAATAGGGTTGTTATGGCTGAATCAATGTTAGAAGCTACCTTGCAGTATCAGTCCAAACAACACAAGCCACGACCTACCCAACG ATCCATTCAACAAGATTCATCTGCAGTTCAAAACATTCAAGCTCCTCTACAAGATTCCCCGGAAAGGAAACTTGGTCTATTATCTAGACCATTTGGAAGTGGCTGGCGTGATAGGCATAAG GGCAAGAGCACCAATAATAGTGATGGACCAAATGAACAAAAAGAACACATGACTACCCCAGAGGGAGAGAGTCTAAGTACACAGACAAGGGACATACAAGCCGCCTCCGCCCCCCAGGTTCAGGAGGCAAAAtaa
- the LOC108216581 gene encoding elongator complex protein 6, producing MERTSNLLDEAMAETPNNSVVLIEDCVETSGAFVLHHLMKRSLSPQSSSLLIFVAFAHPFSHYDRILRKLGCNLVMQKDNKRLLFFDMLMPQRSDEVAGKTGLHALYHKIHKAVEMASLSESNKHIVIMIDDISVMEIAANGCTDDVLDFLHYCHTLTTQFGCLLVVLTHEDIYSVADRATILLQMEYLGDVLVKAEPLPTGLATDVHGQLTVLNKSNCNSLGSSRNKMHNFQFRLKESSAEYFYPGSLS from the exons ATGGAGCGAACTTCGAACCTTCTAGACGAAGCCATGGCCGAAACGCCGAATAACAGCGTCGTTTTGATCGAAGACTGCGTTGAGACGAGCGGCGCTTTTGTACTCCATCACCTAATGAAGCGCTCTCTCTCTCCTCAATCCTCGTCTCTCCTCATTTTCGTTGCCTTTGCTCACCCTTTCTCTCACTACGACCGCATTCTCCGTAAATTG GGGTGCAACTTAGTTATGCAGAAGGACAACAAAAGGTTATTATTCTTTGATATGCTGATGCCACAGCGCTCAG ATGAAGTCGCAGGTAAAACTGGTCTGCATGCTTTATACCACAAGATTCACAAAGCTGTTGAAATGGCTTCATTATCAGAAAGCAACAAACATATCGTTATCATGATTGATGATATCTCTGTTATGGAGATAGCTGCTAATGGCTGCACGGACGATGTCTTAGACTTTCTGCATTACTGCCACACATTAACTACTCAATTT GGCTGTTTACTTGTTGTTCTTACACATGAAGATATATATTCAGTAGCAGATAGAGCTACAATTCTTTTGCAGATGGAGTACCTCGGAGATGTTTTGGTAAAGGCAGAACCCTTGCCCACTGGTTTGGCAACTGATGTGCATGGACAG CTGACAGTTCTGAACAAAAGCAACTGTAATAGCTTGGGGAGCTCAAGGAACAAGATGCATAATTTCCAATTCCGACTGAAGGAGAGTTCTGCAGAATACTTTTATCCCGGCAGTTTAAGTTGA